In Kribbella amoyensis, the genomic stretch GCGAACCAGATCGCCCGGGCCTCGTCGGCATCGTTGCCGACAGCACCGATCCGCGTCTTCAGGGCGTCCAGCTCGGTACGGATCGAGGCGGCCTGCTTCTTGAGGTGCTGGTCCGGCCCCAGCGGTCCGGGTTTGATCCCGCGCCGTACCTGCTCCAGCGCCTGGGCCGCGTCGGCGTGCAGGCCGTTCAGGTTCATCGACCCGATCAGCTTCGGCGCGACCCGGGCCACCTCGGCCGGGATGTCGGTCGCGGTGTTGGTGAGCCGGAGGTCGTCGGCGAGCAGCCGCTTCGGGTTCACCGACCGCTCCGAGCTGAGCTGCACCTTGGCCAGATCGGCCAGGTTCACCCCGGCGGCGGCGATGTCGGAGACCTTGAGCTGGAACACGTGGTACGCGAACGGCTGCGCGGCGATCGACCGCTGCACGTACTTGCCGGCCTTGTCGAAGACGACGAGGTACAGCGTGGCCGGCTCGGCCGAGGCGTTCGCCACCCCGACGTGCAGGTACTGCCACTGGGTCCAGTCAACGTCCGGCAGGGTCGAGCCGACGTTCAGCCAGACGCGCGGGAAGACCTGGCCTTGCTTGGACTTCATCGGCCCGAGGTCGAGTGCCATCGCCGACCGCCCGGTACTCGCGAACGTGTCGGTGACGGTCGCCTGGTCGAGACCTGGCACGAGGATTGTCGCGCCCTTGAGGGCGTCGGCGGATTCGAAGTCGGCCAGCACCATGTCGTCCGCGGCGGCGGCCGGGAGGGCGACCAAAGACGGGACGAAGAGGGCGAGCAGGACGGCGGTGACGAGTAACCGCAAGGGACCACGCATGGAGGACCTCCCAGAGCGGGCAGGAGTTTCGGACGGCCGAAGGGCGAATTACGGACTGGCCCGAAAGTACGATCGCCGCTCCCGGCTGTCAAGGTCCCAGCACGAGCGCCACCGGCCATGACGCTTCTGCGCCAGGCCTGTGCGGGGGCTTTTCGACGTGGGTCTAAAGGAGCGGGACCTGGAACCAGCCGCCGACGTCGATCCGGCCGGCCCGGGTGGCGGCCGTGATCGCGCCCCGGTTGGCCGCGTGGATCGTGCCGAGCAGCACGTCGAGGTCGGTCGGCAGCGCGTCGGCGAGTAACGTGGAGAGCGAGCTGCCGTAGCCGCGGCCGCGGTACGCCGGGGCCAGGATCAGCTCCTCGACGATGTACGCGGGCAGGCCGAGCGTGTCGTCCCCGGTCATCGCGGCGACGTACCCGGCCCACTCGCCGTCGACCCGGACGTCGAAGAGCAGCCCGTTCGCCAGGGTCTCGGCGAGGTTGTCGGCGCTCTGCAACGCAGCCTGGTCGGGGTGGTCGGGGTACGCGGCGTCCACGGCGGCGTACGCCTGCCGCGCGTCGTCGTACCGGTCGAGCGACTCGGCCGGAGCAACGGTCAGCCCGGCCGCAACAGTTGCCCCGCGCAACGAAGCGAGGGGCGCGGCCAGGTAGCGCTTGTCCAGCGCGGTGCCGTCGAACCACCCGGCCGGGTGCCGGCTCCACAGCCGCAGGTACCGCGGGCGCAGTTCGCCGTACCGGGCCTGGGCCGCGGCGGCGAGATGAGCGAGGTCGGCCGCCTCGACGGGACGGCTCAGGGGAGTGGCGTCGACGAACGGCTTGTCGGCCGCGCCGCCCTCGTACCGCATGCTCAGCATCGCTTGCAGGTCGGGAGCGACCTGGACCCACTCGTTGAGCATCACCTCGGGCGGTCGCCCCGGCGCGTAGCGGGCCGCGCGCTGGGTGGCGATGTCGAGGTCGGTCGCGAGCCGCACGTCGAACGCGAACTGCCGTTCCAGCCGGCCGAGCCGGACCTCGTCGGGGGCCCAGCCTCGGGTGACCGGGTGCTGGGCCGCCAAGCCGGACTGCGCCAGCTCGGCGGCCGTCGGCACCTCGGGCGAGGTCAGGAGGCGTCCGCCTTGCGGACCCAGACCTCGCGGATGATGAG encodes the following:
- a CDS encoding GNAT family N-acetyltransferase → MPTAAELAQSGLAAQHPVTRGWAPDEVRLGRLERQFAFDVRLATDLDIATQRAARYAPGRPPEVMLNEWVQVAPDLQAMLSMRYEGGAADKPFVDATPLSRPVEAADLAHLAAAAQARYGELRPRYLRLWSRHPAGWFDGTALDKRYLAAPLASLRGATVAAGLTVAPAESLDRYDDARQAYAAVDAAYPDHPDQAALQSADNLAETLANGLLFDVRVDGEWAGYVAAMTGDDTLGLPAYIVEELILAPAYRGRGYGSSLSTLLADALPTDLDVLLGTIHAANRGAITAATRAGRIDVGGWFQVPLL